In Paludibaculum fermentans, the genomic stretch TCTTCGGGAATCGGAACCTGGAAGCGCTCGCGCAGCTTCAAGAGTTCGTTCTCGTTCATCTTCTTCTGCTGGTGCGTCGTGTTGCGGCCCTCACCAGCCTCACCCATGCCGTAGCCCTTGACGGTCTTGGCCAGGATCACCGTCGGCCCGCCCGTGTGCTCGTAGGCCTTCTTGTAGGCGTTGTATACCTTTACCGGATCATGCCCGCCGCGCCGCAGGGCGAAGATCTCGTCGTCGGTCATGTCCTCGACCAGCGCGAGCAGTTCCGGGTACTTGCCAAAGAACTCGCTGCGGACATAGGCGCCGCCGCGTGCCTTGAAGCTCTGGAATTCGCCGTCCACGCACTCATGCATGCGCCGGATCAGCAGGCCGGTCTTGTCCTTCTCCATCAACCGGTCCCAGTCGCTGCCCCAAACCAGCTTGATCACGTTCCACTGGAAGCCCCGGAAGACACCTTCCAGTTCCTGCATAATGTTGCCGTTGCCCCGTACCGGGCCGTCCAGCCGCTGCAGGTTGCAGTTGATCACGAAGATCAGGTTGTCCAGCTTCTCGTTGGCCGCGATCTGCAGCGCGCCGCGCGATTCGGGCTCATCCATCTCGCCGTCACCCAGGAACGCCCAGATCTTGCGGTTCGTCTTCGGCAACAACCCACGATTTTCCAGGTACTTACAAAAGCGAGCCTGGTAGATGGCGTTGATCGGCCCCAACCCCATGCTGACGGTCGGGAACTGCCAGAAGTCCGGCATCAGCCAGGGATGCGGATAGGAGCTCAAACCGGGGGTCTCGCGCAGTTCGTGCCGGAAATTCTTCAGGTGCTCTTCGCTCAGGCGCCCTTCCAGGAACGCCCGCGAGTACATGCCCGGCGAGGCGTGGCCCTGAAAGTAGACTAGATCGCCCGGCTGATCCCCGCTCTCCGACGGGATGGACCCGCGGAAAAAGTGGTTCATGCCCACTTCGTAAAGCGTGGCCGAAGAGGCAAAGGTGGAGATATGGCCGCCGATGCCGTCGTCGTACTTGTTGGCACGCACGACCATCGCCACGGCATTCCACCGCACAATGCTCTTGATGCGCCGCTCCAACTCCCGGTCACCTGGGTAAGGGACCTCATCATCCACCGCGATGGTGTTCAGGTAGGGCGTGGTGACGCCAAGGGCGGCAGGCACGCCCTGGGTTGCTGCAGTCACGGCGAGGCGTTCGAGCAGGTAGCGAGCCCGCTCCGGGCCGCCCTCTTCGATCACCTGATCGAGTGCTTCGAGCCATTCCTGCGTCTCAACAGGATTCAAGTCTTCCGGCTTTTCTACTTTGTTTCTGAGCATGGGATCCAGAGGGGACAGCTAGTTTGATTTTACCCTGATTCCGGTGGCGTACGGGGTCCACTTAATCGATGCATAAACTTGGCGATAGGACGCGGGGAACGGCGAAAGAAGGGCGGACCCGAACCCGGGGCCCGCAACGGCGCTCCTCACCAGCTTAATCCGGACTCGGCAGGCTTGGGGGCGGCGGGTCTCCCAGCCATTCCGGATCCTGTCCCACATAGTCCAGCACCGCGATCAGCGAACGCTGGTAAAACGCGGCCAGAACGGGATCCACTTCCCCCAGTGCCGCCAGTTGGTTCAGCACCGCCGGACGCCGTGACATCGACCCCGGGCTCAGCCACGCTTTCCGGCCATGCGCCCGCTGGCTCCGAATCGCCATCTCGACGACGAGGCCCAGTATCCGCCGGGCCTCCAACTGGTTGAGTCCCGACGCGCGCAGACTCCGCATCGCCCCATCCAGCACCGGCGAGAGCAGCGAGTTGGCCGCCATCAGGCCCGCACCGTACAGCGCCTTGGAGTGCGGCTTCAATTCAATGCAACTCAATTCGGCCTGGGTGGCCCATCGGCTCAGCATCCGCACCGCGACCGGATCGCCCTCAATCACCAGCACTCCCTGATCTCGCGAAGGCGCCAGCGCGATCGAACCCACCGCCGCGCGAAGCGCCCGCATCGGCTGCAGCGCCGAGGCGTCCAAATCATCGTCGATCAACGCCAGAACCTTCGATTTCCACACCACCGGAGCGTCCCGCAGCAGTTCCAGGATCGCCGGCAACTCCAGCGCCGAAGCTTGAATCAGTACCAGCCGACACTGATTAAGCTCCCTCGCGTCGGCCGGCCGGCCCGCTCGCAGCGCGTTCGCATAGCGGGAGGCCAGGCGGCGGCTCGACGCCACCACCGGCCCAAGATCGCGGACAAGAGAGGGATACCGTGTCAGCGGAGATTCAATCATTCGCCCCGAGGCGATCAGTCCCACCGGCAGGTGTTTGCTCATAGGGAGTTGGCGACTTCAATGCCTTGACTCGATCACGATACTGCGCCGCCTTCTCGAATTCAAATGCTTTCGCAGCTTCCCGCATCTTCCGCTCGAGATCCTCTATCAGGTTGTTTCGCTGCTCCAGGCTCAACAGCTCCACTTCCTCATCGCCAGCCAGCGGCGGAGTGACGTAATCCATCTCCGCTACCGCAATCAGACTCATATCGATCGGTTTCACGATCGACTGCGGCGTGATGTTGTTCTCGACGTTGTAATCCACCTGGATGCGCCGCCGGCGGTCCGTCTCTGAAATCGCCCGCTTCATGCTGTCTGTCATCACATCCGCATAGAGAA encodes the following:
- the aceE gene encoding pyruvate dehydrogenase (acetyl-transferring), homodimeric type, whose translation is MLRNKVEKPEDLNPVETQEWLEALDQVIEEGGPERARYLLERLAVTAATQGVPAALGVTTPYLNTIAVDDEVPYPGDRELERRIKSIVRWNAVAMVVRANKYDDGIGGHISTFASSATLYEVGMNHFFRGSIPSESGDQPGDLVYFQGHASPGMYSRAFLEGRLSEEHLKNFRHELRETPGLSSYPHPWLMPDFWQFPTVSMGLGPINAIYQARFCKYLENRGLLPKTNRKIWAFLGDGEMDEPESRGALQIAANEKLDNLIFVINCNLQRLDGPVRGNGNIMQELEGVFRGFQWNVIKLVWGSDWDRLMEKDKTGLLIRRMHECVDGEFQSFKARGGAYVRSEFFGKYPELLALVEDMTDDEIFALRRGGHDPVKVYNAYKKAYEHTGGPTVILAKTVKGYGMGEAGEGRNTTHQQKKMNENELLKLRERFQVPIPEETVHTVSFYRPSEDSPEMKYLKERRKVLGGPLPIRQVKPVHLETPPAEEFNDSLVGSGGRPVSTTMAFVAILKQLLKDKVLGKLVVPIIPDEARTFGMESLFRQISIYAPSGQLYKPVDSEQFLYYKEATDGQVLEEGINEAGSLASFTAAGTAYANYGIPMIPFYIYYSMFGFQRVGDAIWAFGDSRGRGFLLGATAGRTTLNGEGLQHEDGHSHVLASTVPNCVSYDPAYAYEIATIIQEGLHRMYGQNEDVFYYLTLCNENYAQPAMPEGSREGILKGIYRVHASENGPAKAQLWGSASMLNEALRAQKILWEKFQIPADVWSVTSYNELRREALDTDRWNRLHPAEPARRPYIQQVMEGTQGPLWPPATI
- a CDS encoding DUF2520 domain-containing protein — protein: MSKHLPVGLIASGRMIESPLTRYPSLVRDLGPVVASSRRLASRYANALRAGRPADARELNQCRLVLIQASALELPAILELLRDAPVVWKSKVLALIDDDLDASALQPMRALRAAVGSIALAPSRDQGVLVIEGDPVAVRMLSRWATQAELSCIELKPHSKALYGAGLMAANSLLSPVLDGAMRSLRASGLNQLEARRILGLVVEMAIRSQRAHGRKAWLSPGSMSRRPAVLNQLAALGEVDPVLAAFYQRSLIAVLDYVGQDPEWLGDPPPPSLPSPD